Proteins co-encoded in one Myripristis murdjan chromosome 4, fMyrMur1.1, whole genome shotgun sequence genomic window:
- the sned1 gene encoding sushi, nidogen and EGF-like domain-containing protein 1, with protein MVLVLRALLPCFCTLLSLDLLPRVELAVPLEDFYPFGQDEGDLLTNSQDDGGSGLVEISVAFPFFGDRHTGLYVNNNGLVSFLREVSQFTPVAFPIAGDRRVVAPFWADVDNRRFGKVYYRESTNPSILKRASDDVSMYFSEFPDFTATWILISTWHQVTFFGGNTLTPVNTFQVVLITDGELSFTIFQYNNITWTTGMHASSGGNMAGLGGIAAQAGFNAGDGKRYFNIPGSRTDDVVDVEGTTNVGYPGRWVFRIDNAQVEVGGCNDSASVCPHLRPCLNGGQCIDDCITGNPSFTCSCLAGFTGRRCQIDVNECASNPCQNGGTCEDQINSFICQCPPAYTGTLCETDIDECKDRPCLNNGLCVQGVGSFTCVCEPGYTGVLCETDINECESQPCLNGGECVDQVTNFTCICPATFTGTRCETELVVLQVNSTQAENQTVLCEGDDCKEHQNCEYTSSGIYNCTCSPGYYGDKCEEECLCQNGGVCVDINGTCECPTGYTGLYCQFEVTQTPCSNSRPCPDGGPCLEYGGTYLCTCQTGGAEHDHKDFYPPVYVQPRSVCDSSPCLNGGYCYERDGGYTCECKYGYWGKHCEKVRLNTCASGPCRNGGSCKEETGGYRCVCPYRFTGKHCEVGKPDPCASSPCLNGGTCFHYIGKYKCECTEDYSGRHCEISRSSAHSSAELGCGPPPQVKHAEVQFSSTMPGSMALYVCHSGFTPVPRATQSICGIQGDWSQPPVCEEINECLSQPCLNGGTCRDRVASFLCECDVGFSGNRCQTDIDECLSEPCKHGGTCEDQPGTYLCHCLQGFKGQNCELEQDGCESNPCLNGGVCRGYRRNYLCVCKDGFFGDQCQMLENPCVLQPCGNRGLCRSDKRGNYNCVCRIGHTGKDCEKDLLPPSGLHVLRVEENEVELRWDEPDPSHSLVSGFAVTYAPLGRGNRKTDFLDKQQSTHILRGLMPGLLYNISTFSVKRNANSNDISQPAIALIRTRPRRVEQLQVVNVSSSQVWLRWLVQAARHAAVSQVRVSLTPSDGSGARTTLLNTSTTEYAFSSLLPGQMYTVDMMTQSGTRPDEFPSTSHSAGPLQVWTRPLPPQNLSLSHVTTNSALITWNRHPRNIPDGFVVNVTRGLNTRSRFLPNGKLGSYTLRELTPGQHYYLALTAVKNTGQEQIHSIPQHLAFTTLPMEGRGVRRERPTASGQGTQVTRTLAPSQPQDLGVTAETEHSEELPRYTELIDRRGKITAQFTNLPRKAIRHRTKPEPPVRLEKMEETTNKISLALEIQEEGLRTKPELPRDCRSRPCQNGGTCVKGSDSFSCDCATGFKGRQCELLCQRVPHPCTRLYSETKSVPVWEGGVCHYLYKRTYKVQQDVCYREICEPLLPKKSQIRRTDRQQ; from the exons ATGGTGTTGGTGCTGCGAGCCCTGCTGCCCTGCTTCTGCACCCTGCTCTCCCTGGACCTGCTGCCTAGGGTGGAACTAGCTGTCCCCCTGGAGGACTTCTACCCCTTTGGCCAGGACGAGGGGGACTTGCTGACCAACTCTCAGGACGACGGAGGCTCTGGGCTGGTGGAGATCTCTGTTGCATTCCCCTTCTTTGGTGACAGGCACACAGGACTGTAT GTAAACAACAATGGCCTTGTATCTTTCCTGAGGGAGGTGTCTCAGTTCACACCGGTAGCTTTTCCAATTGCCGGGGACCGAAGGGTCGTGGCACCATTCTGGGCAGATGTGGACAACCGTCGCTTCGGTAAAGTATACTACAGGGAGAGTACGAATCCCTCCATCCTGAAGAGGGCTAGCGATGATGTCAGCATGTACTTCTCAGAATTCCCCGACTTCACTGCAACATGGATTCTCATCTCTACGTGGCACCAAGTTACTTTCTTTGGAGGCAACACCCTCACACCG GTGAATACTTTTCAAGTGGTGCTCATTACAGACGGAGAGCTTTCCTTCACCATATTCCAGTACAACAACATCACTTGGACCACAGGCATGCATGCCAGCAGTGGGGGGAACATGGCCGGGCTGGGTGGGATCGCAGCGCAG GCAGGTTTCAATGCTGGCGATGGAAAGCGCTATTTCAACATCCCTGGTTCTCGTACGGATGATGTGGTCGATGTGGAGGGAACCACCAACGTGGGCTACCCTGGCAGATGGGTCTTCCGTATAGACAATGCACAAGTGGAAGTGGGCGGCTGCAATGATTCAG cttcagTGTGCCCACACCTGCGACCGTGTCTGAACGGAGGTCAGTGCATTGATGACTGTATTACAGGCAACCCCTCCTTCACTTGCTCCTGCTTGGCCGGCTTCACCGGTCGAAGATGCCAGATCG ATGTAAATGAGTGTGCTTCAAATCCTTGCCAGAATGGAGGGACCTGTGAGGACCAGATTAATAGTTTCATCTGTCAGTGTCCACCTGCATACACTGGGACTCTGTGTGAAACAG ACATTGACGAGTGCAAAGACCGACCCTGCCTCAACAACGGGTTGTGTGTACAAGGTGTTGGCagtttcacctgtgtgtgtgaaccaggTTACACTGGTGTCCTGTGTGAGACAG ATATAAATGAATGTGAGTCTCAGCCCTGTCTGAATGGAGGAGAGTGCGTCGATCAGGTGACCAACTTCACCTGTATTTGCCCAGCCACCTTCACGGGAACACGCTGTGAGACAG AATTGGTCGTGCTTCAAGTGAATTCAACTCAAGCAGAAAATCAAACAG TACTCTGTGAGGGAGATGATTGTAAGGAGCACCAGAATTGTGAATACACCAGCAGTGGAATCTACAATTGTACATGCTCTCCCGGCTACTATGGCGACAAGTGTGAAG AGGAGTGTCTTTGCCAGAATGGAGGTGTCTGTGTGGACATCAATGGGACTTGTGAATGCCCCACGGGCTACACAGGACTCTACTGTCAGTTTG AGGTAACCCAGACCCCATGCAGTAACAGCAGGCCATGTCCTGACGGGGGTCCATGTTTGGAGTATGGAGGGACCTATTTGTGTACCTGCCAGACTGGAGGAGCAGAGCATGATCATAAAGACTTCTACCCCCCTGTGTATG tacAGCCCCGATCCGTCTGTGACTCCTCTCCGTGTCTGAATGGAGGCTACTGCTATGAGCGGGATGGAGGCTACACCTGTGAATGCAAATATGGATACTGGGGGAAGCATTGTGAGAAAG TTAGACTCAATACCTGTGCCTCTGGTCCCTGCCGCAATGGAGGCTCGTGTAAGGAGGAGACGGGGGGGTATcgatgtgtgtgtccatacagGTTCACAGGAAAACACTGTGAAGTGG GAAAGCCAGACCCCTGCGCCTCCAGCCCATGTCTGAATGGTGGAACGTGTTTTCACTACATAGGGAAGTATAAATGTGAGTGCACTGAGGACTACAGCGGCAGACACTGTGAGATAAGCAGGAGCTCAGCACATTCTTCAGCAG AGCTGGGCTGTGGGCCACCGCCACAGGTGAAACATGCTGAGGTCCAGTTCTCCTCTACAATGCCAGGCTCCATGGCACTTTATGTATGCCACTCAGGCTTCACGCCTGTGCCCAGAGCCACCCAGAGCATCTGTGGTATTCAGGGAGACTGGAGCCAGCCGCCTGTCTGTGAGG AGATCAATGAGTGCCTGTCACAGCCCTGCCTTAATGGGGGTACATGTCGCGACCGGGTGGCATccttcctgtgtgagtgtgatgttGGCTTCAGTGGAAACCGCTGTCAGACAG ACATAGATGAATGCCTTTCCGAACCTTGCAAGCATGGGGGAACATGTGAGGACCAGCCTGGCACTTACCTCTGTCATTGCCTGCAAGGCTTCAAAGGGCAGAACTGTGAATTAG AGCAGGATGGGTGTGAGTCCAACCCCTGTTTAAACGGTGGTGTGTGTCGGGGTTACAGACGGaattatctctgtgtgtgtaaagacGGTTTCTTTGGGGACCAGTGCCAAATGT TGGAGAACCCCTGTGTACTGCAGCCTTGTGGAAACCGCGGCCTCTGCAGGAGTGACAAGAGAGGCAACTACAACTGCGTTTGCAGAATAGGACACACAGGCAAGGACTGTGAGAAAG ATCTGTTGCCCCCCTCTGGTCTCCATGTGTTGCGTGTGGAGGAGAATGAAGTGGAGCTGCGCTGGGACGAGCCAGACCCCTCTCATAGTTTGGTCAGCGGCTTTGCCGTCACCTACGCCCCCCTGGGCCGGGGGAACCGCAAAACAGACTTCCTTGACAAACAACAATCCACCCACATCCTGCGAGGCCTGATGCCCGGCCTGCTGTACAACATCTCCACCTTCTCTGTCAAACGCAATGCCAACAGCAATGACATCAGCCAGCCCGCCATCGCACTAATACGCACAA GGCCGCGGCGggtggagcagctgcaggtggTCAATGTGTCTTCCTCTCAGGTTTGGCTGCGTTGGCTGGTTCAGGCAGCTCGTCACGCAGCAGTCAGCCAGGTGCGCGTGTCTCTTACGCCGTCAGATGGGAGCGGGGCTCGCACCACCTTGCTCAACACGAGCACCACCGAGTATGCCTTCAG TTCGTTACTTCCTGGTCAGATGTACACAGTGGACATGATGACTCAAAGTGGAACCAGACCAGATGAGTTTCCCTCCACCAGCCACTCAGCTGGACCACTGCAAGTCTGGACAA GGCCTCTCCCCCCACAGAACCTGTCCTTGTCACATGTGACCACCAACTCAGCCCTGATCACCTGGAACCGCCACCCCAGAAACATCCCAGATGGCTTTGTGGTCAATGTGACCCGAGGGTTGAATACCAGGAGTCGCTTCCTACCCAATGGGAAGTTAGGATCGTATACCCTGCGTGAACTGACCCCGGGACAGCATTACTATCTGGCCCTCACGGCTGTGAAGAACACAGGACAGGAACAGATCCACAGCATACCTCAGCACTTGGCCTTTACTACTT TGCCGATGGAGGGCCGaggggtgaggagagagaggccaaCAGCATCAGGGCAGGGAACCCAAGTCACTCGCACACTTGCCCCATCTCAACCTCAGGACCTGGGAGTCACAGCGGAAACAGAACACTCTGAGGAGCTGCCCAG ATACACAGAACTTATCGACAGAAGAGGAAAGATAACAGCTCAATTCACTAACTTGCCTAGAAAGGCCATCCGACATCGTACAA AACCAGAGCCACCAGTTAGGTTAGAGAAGATGgaagaaacaacaaacaaaatcagcCTTGCACTAGAGATTCAAGAAGAAGGCTTAAGAACAAAGCCtg AGTTGCCCCGGGACTGCCGCAGTCGGCCCTGCCAGAATGGGGGTACGTGTGTGAAGGGAAGTGACTCCTTCAGCTGCGACTGTGCAACTGGATTCAAGGGCAGACAGTGTGAACTGT TATGCCAGCGAGTGCCACACCCTTGTACCCGTCTCTACTCTGAAACAAAGAGTGTGCCTGTCTGGGAGGGTGGAGTTTGCCATTACCT GTACAAAAGGACTTACAAAGTACAGCAGGATGTTTGTTACCGAGAGATTTGTGAACCATTGCTTCCCAAGAAAAGTCAAA TTAGAagaacagacagacaacaataa